One stretch of Anaerolineae bacterium DNA includes these proteins:
- a CDS encoding lysophospholipid acyltransferase family protein, protein MDVRHNESWFKAITSSRAAIRTARWLAQHVPPSAAAGLGSAIGRWLTIAGGRMYSAIRANQAQVRGLPLDDPSLDQAVIAVLRHAGQVYYDLFRQAFEHHPMALTPRAAQNLQAAIESGRGLLLVGAHLSNFDLGIQYITSRQIPIQILSLTEPTSGFQFMNALRANPLCEVTPVSQAALRKAIQRLRAGGIVATGVDRPVPGQLEMLPFFGRPAPLPVGHIRLAMKTNAQVMAMWCEWSPQRGYRLHAGPLMDMEQPPLPPDEQVRHNALRVLRVLEAAIARRPEQWLMFIPVWS, encoded by the coding sequence GCACAACGAATCCTGGTTCAAAGCCATTACCAGCTCACGAGCCGCCATCCGCACCGCCCGCTGGCTTGCCCAGCACGTCCCCCCATCTGCCGCCGCCGGCCTGGGGAGCGCCATCGGCCGCTGGCTGACCATCGCCGGCGGCAGGATGTACTCCGCCATCCGGGCGAATCAGGCCCAGGTGCGCGGTTTGCCCCTGGATGATCCGTCGCTGGACCAGGCAGTGATCGCGGTCCTGCGGCATGCCGGCCAGGTCTATTACGACCTCTTCCGCCAGGCCTTCGAGCACCATCCCATGGCTCTCACTCCACGCGCCGCCCAAAACCTGCAGGCCGCCATAGAGAGCGGCCGAGGCCTTCTTCTAGTGGGCGCGCATCTCAGCAACTTCGATCTGGGCATCCAGTACATCACCTCCCGTCAGATACCCATTCAGATCCTTTCATTGACCGAGCCGACCAGCGGTTTTCAGTTCATGAACGCCCTGCGCGCCAACCCATTATGTGAAGTGACGCCGGTGAGCCAGGCCGCCCTGCGCAAGGCCATTCAGCGCCTGCGCGCCGGCGGCATCGTGGCCACCGGCGTGGATCGCCCGGTGCCCGGCCAGCTTGAGATGCTCCCCTTTTTCGGCCGGCCGGCCCCCCTGCCTGTCGGACACATCCGGCTGGCCATGAAGACCAATGCCCAGGTCATGGCGATGTGGTGCGAATGGTCCCCGCAGAGGGGCTATCGCCTGCACGCCGGCCCCCTCATGGACATGGAACAACCTCCCCTGCCCCCTGATGAACAGGTGCGGCACAATGCCCTGCGTGTCTTACGCGTGCTGGAGGCCGCCATCGCCCGCCGGCCTGAACAGTGGTTGATGTTTATCCCGGTCTGGAGTTAG
- a CDS encoding acetate kinase, with protein MKILVLNCGSSSVKYSLFDMTTESILANGIVEEIGLNIPSMTHRRPGHDKLTWQDIPVTNHREAIARVLDTLLHPDYGVIRDLREINAVGHRVVHGGEKFAQSVIIDDEVLNAIRDNVELAPLHNPAAIQGIEAMRSLLPATPQVAVFDTAFHQTMPPEAYLYAIPYQYYRKYRIRRYGFHGTSHRYVAQQAARYLGRPITELKIITCHLGNGASITAVDGGKSVDTSMGFTPLAGLPMGTRCGDIDPAIVIYLMEKEGLDTAGINDVLNKRSGMLGLSELSSDMRVFEEALHAGPSHPNYERSVLVLKLYTRQIKKYIGAYAAAMGGLDCIVFTGGIGENFKEISEWACQGLEFLGVKGVQSRRAGGQIVEASAPDSRVKVLIIPTNEELAIARDTAALINNHN; from the coding sequence ATGAAAATCCTGGTCCTGAACTGTGGAAGCTCGTCCGTCAAATACAGCTTGTTCGACATGACGACGGAGTCCATCCTGGCCAACGGCATTGTGGAGGAGATCGGCCTGAATATCCCCTCCATGACCCACCGCCGGCCAGGGCACGACAAGCTTACCTGGCAGGACATCCCTGTCACCAACCATCGCGAGGCCATCGCCCGTGTCCTGGATACCCTTCTGCACCCGGACTACGGTGTCATCCGCGACCTGCGTGAGATCAACGCGGTGGGCCATCGCGTCGTGCACGGCGGCGAAAAGTTCGCCCAATCGGTGATCATTGATGATGAAGTGCTGAACGCCATCCGCGACAACGTGGAGCTGGCCCCGCTCCATAACCCTGCCGCCATCCAGGGCATTGAAGCGATGCGGTCGCTCCTGCCGGCGACCCCGCAGGTGGCGGTCTTCGATACCGCTTTTCACCAGACCATGCCGCCGGAAGCCTATCTCTACGCCATCCCATATCAGTACTACCGCAAGTACCGCATCCGCCGCTATGGCTTCCATGGCACATCGCACCGCTACGTCGCCCAGCAGGCAGCGCGCTACCTCGGCCGGCCCATCACCGAGCTGAAAATCATCACCTGCCACCTGGGCAACGGCGCCAGCATCACGGCCGTGGACGGCGGGAAATCGGTGGATACCAGCATGGGCTTCACCCCGCTGGCCGGCCTCCCGATGGGCACGCGCTGCGGCGATATTGACCCGGCCATCGTCATCTACCTGATGGAAAAAGAGGGACTGGATACCGCCGGCATCAACGACGTGCTCAACAAACGGAGCGGCATGCTGGGCCTGTCAGAGCTTTCCTCCGACATGCGCGTGTTCGAAGAAGCCCTACATGCCGGCCCTTCCCACCCGAACTACGAGCGCTCGGTGCTGGTGCTGAAGCTCTATACCCGTCAGATCAAGAAATACATCGGCGCCTACGCCGCGGCCATGGGCGGGCTGGACTGCATCGTGTTCACCGGCGGCATCGGGGAAAACTTCAAAGAGATCAGCGAGTGGGCCTGTCAGGGGCTGGAATTCCTGGGGGTGAAAGGGGTGCAGAGCCGGCGCGCCGGCGGCCAGATCGTCGAGGCCTCCGCGCCCGACTCGCGCGTCAAGGTGCTCATCATC